A stretch of Tripterygium wilfordii isolate XIE 37 chromosome 11, ASM1340144v1, whole genome shotgun sequence DNA encodes these proteins:
- the LOC120008886 gene encoding uncharacterized hydrolase YugF-like, producing the protein MSRCFSLTETKNWCHRSAFSRSGLRSTLTDFKDGTVMHCWAPKARKESKPNLLLIHGLGANAMWQWADVIPHLTPHFNIYVPDLVFFGDSYTTRPERSESFQARCVMRVMEALSVKRMSLAGLSYGGFVGYSMAAQFSEAIERVVICCAGVYMEEKDLVDGVFRVSDLEEACRILVPQTPEKLKELLSYTFYKPPPLRLLPSCFLDDFIDAMCTEYVEEKRDLVRAIPKGRKLSDLPKIFQPTLLIWGEHDQVFPLELGYRLKGFLGENAHLVVIKNAGHAFNVEKPKEFNLHLKSFLVDLKMPPT; encoded by the exons ATGTCCAGGTGCTTCAGCTTGACGGAGACCAAAAACTGGTGCCATAGATCCGCTTTCTCCAGATCGGGGCTCCGTTCCACCCTCACGGACTTCAAAGACGGCACCGTAATGCATTGCTGGGCCCCCAAGGCCCGAAAAGAATCCAAGCCCAATCTACTCCTCATACACGGCCTCGGCGCCAACGCAATGTGGCAGTGGGCTGACGTCATTCCCCACCTAACCCCTCACTTCAACATCTACGTGCCGGACCTCGTATTCTTCGGCGACTCCTACACGACTCGGCCGGAGCGGTCCGAGTCGTTCCAGGCTCGGTGCGTGATGCGAGTCATGGAGGCCCTCTCAGTGAAGAGGATGAGCCTGGCGGGGCTCAGTTACGGCGGGTTCGTCGGGTACAGTATGGCGGCGCAGTTTAGCGAGGCGATAGAGAGGGTAGTGATATGCTGTGCTGGGGTGTACATGGAGGAGAAGGACTTGGTTGACGGTGTGTTTCGAGTCTCTGATTTGGAGGAGGCTTGCCGGATTTTGGTGCCGCAAACGCCGGAGAAGCTTAAAGAGCTGTTGAGTTATACCTTCTATAAGCCGCCTCCTCTGCGATTGTTGCCGTCGTGCTTTCTCGACGATTTCATTGAc GCCATGTGTACGGAATACGTGGAAGAGAAGAGGGATCTTGTGCGAGCTATCCCAAAAGGCAGAAAGCTTTCAGACTTACCAAAGATCTTTCAG CCAACATTGTTGATTTGGGGAGAGCATGATCAAGTATTCCCCTTGGAATTAGGTTACAGATTAAAAGG GTTTCTGGGGGAGAATGCTCATTTGGTTGTGATCAAAAATGCTGGGCATGCCTTCAATGTAGAGAAGCCCAAGGAATTCAACCTGCACTTGAAATCTTTTCTGGTTGATTTGAAGATGCCCCCAACTTGA
- the LOC120008654 gene encoding melanoma-associated antigen 1: MATGIEDLSQVDLSTEEKDKLVAEVIRYVLFKTHQNSGCPIKREELTQIVTKNYHQRSLPALVINEAIKKLSSIFGYEMRELQRSRPSNAAQGRSSQQSNADAKSYVIISQLPAEIYGKYVEDVNTAHLTGFAFVVISIVHLAGGKIPEETLWRHLHRMGLHETDESHPVLGNIKQALETLVLQRYLQKGKLSGPEGNTSGYELAERALDGPVSERIKDYVSKIVKKDVAAVDID; this comes from the exons ATGGCTACTGGAATTGAAGATTTATCTCAAGTTGATCTGTCTACAGAG GAGAAGGACAAGCTTGTGGCAGAAGTAATCCGTTATGTTCTTTTTAAGACCCACCAGAATTCGGGTTGTCCGATTAAAAGAGAGGAGCTTACTCAGATTGTTACTAAAAACTACCATCAACGGAGTCTTCCTGCTCTTGTGATAAATGAGGCCATAAAGAAACTCTCCAGCATCTTTGGCTATGAAATGAGGGAGCTTCAAAGGTCCCGCCCTTCCAATGCGGCTCAGGGTCGCTCTTCCCAACAAA GTAATGCTGATGCAAAATCCTATGTTATCATAAGTCAACTCCCCGCTGAAATATACGGGAAATACGTTGAGGATGTAAATACAGCTCATCTGACTGGATTTGCTTTTGTCGTAATTAGTATTGTGCACCTTGCTGGTGGCAAAATCCCGGAAG AAACTCTTTGGCGTCATCTGCATAGGATGGGATTGCATGAAACTGATGAAAGTCATCCAGTTCTAGGAAACATCAAGCAGGCATTGGAAACCCTGGTGCTGCAAAG ATATTTACAGAAAGGCAAACTTAGTGGCCCTGAAGGCAATACTTCTGGTTATGAGCTAGCCGAGAGAGCTCTAGATGGGCCGGTTAGTGAGAGAATTAAAGATTACGTATCGAAG ATTGTCAAGAAAGATGTTGCTGCTGTGGATATCGATTAG